The DNA segment GGGAAACAATAGCGGTGTCGCGTCGACGGCGGTCAGAACGTCGCCGCGAAGCATCTTCCACTGCTTCAGCATGTCCTCGTTGACCGGCACTATCCGGGACCGATGCGGCCGGCGGTCCCAGTCTCCGTGGTACTTCTGTCCGGGCAGTTCACCGTCGCCGCCATGAATCAGCGAATCGGCGAGAGTTCGCGCGGCGAAGAGCTGGCTCAGATGCACGAAGTCGACGGCACGGCCGGAGCCATAGATGTGAACCCCGAATTCCAGCGTTCGCCCGGCGTCATCGAAAGCCCAGTTGCCGACGTTGATGAAGCTTCCGTGAACCCGCATGCGGCGGTATGCCTCGGTACGCAGCGAAGTCTCCTTCGCTCCCACCAGATGACTGTCCGGGTGCACCAGACCCGCGAACCCGTGCGGATCGGTGTGCCGCCACACCTGGCAGGCGAATGCCCGGTACAGATCGGGCCGCGTTCCGGTCAGCAGGGGGAAGGACACCGGATGGGTCAGAAAGTCGACCAGGCCAGCGACCCCAGTCAGTTCCGTGAGGAATTTCCGGCGTAGATCACCGTCCTGCAGAACGGTGTCTTTGCGGGCCGCCCAGGCTTCCGCTGGGGGCTTCTCCGCCAGCCGGAACCACGGCTCTCTCTCCGCGAGAACGTCGCCTTCCCGCCAGTCCGGCCGTACCCAGGGAGGGTTACCCACTTGAAGATCGAAGCCACCGTTCGCAAACGCGTGCGAGAAGGTGAGCTCCCAGTGGAAGAAGCCCTGCCGTCCGGCGATCTGCTCCGCGGTCAACAGCCACGGGAAGCGCTCGTTGAGGGTCCAGAACGAGTCGACGCCGACGAGAGCATCAAGCTGCGCCTCGAACTCACTAAGTTCGGGCAGACTCCGGAAGGCCCGGCCGAAGAAGTGCTCGGTGTCCTCGTCCAGGTCCCGGCGACCGATCAGAGCTTCGGCGAAACTCAGCCAGCCGTCGAGGTCGGCCAGCGGTGTTTGCCGGCTGAGTTCGTGGGCGATCGTCATCTTGCGAGTGCCGCCGGTGGCCTTCGCTGGAATGGAGAGCTGCTGGGGCTGGACCTGACCGAAGATGTCGGTCACCTCGTAGGTGACGGGCTCCTCGAGTTCCGGCTCTTCCCGGACGTAAGTGATCTCTACGGTTCTGGCGGGATATCTGACGTCATCGGATCCGTCGAGCAGGCCCACCTTTTCGATCGGCCAGAACCACAAGGCGCACCAGACGTCCATCAAAGTCTTCAGCCGCCAGTAGGGCGTACCGGGACGGGTCAGATCCGCGAGGATCTTCTCCCGGGGGACCGCGTCGTCGACGGCGGGGACGTCGTCGGCGCCCCAGACCTTGATGTCGCGGCGGATCTCCTGTTCGGAGAGCGCGAGGCGTTGCTGGACCAGATCCCACAGGTACTCGACTCGGCCGGCGAGTGCTTGGAGGCGGGCGACCTGGGAGGGCTTGGCGCGCGTCGCCTTGGCCGACGGAACACGCTTCATGGCCGCTCGCCACTTCTTGAGCCGTTCGATCGCCTCGGGCGCCAAAGCCCGGGCTTCCTTCTCTGCGGCGACCGCACCCCAGCCGTCTCCGGGCAGCAGGAAGTGGTGGATGGTGCCCTCGTCGATGGTGCCGTCCCGGAAGTGCTTGTCCTGGGGAGCGACGGTCAGCCACGACTTGTCAGAGAGCTGTTCGGGACGGTACATGCGCCGGCCGGCGCCGATCAGGGAATTCCCCCGCTGCAGATGCAGTCCGAACCAGGGAGCCTCCAGGCCGGAATGCATGACGTTCAACCACAGAGAGACCTCGGCAAGCTCGACCGCGGTGCGGTTCAGGTCGACGCCGTAGGAGTTGTGCAGGGCGATGTAGGCCTTAACCTTTTGCAATTCGAGGTGGTATTGCTCTGGATCGAGGGCCACCTGCAACTCTTCTTGGCGCAGCTCCAGATACTTCGCAGCTACCTGGTTGATCGCCTCGTTGAGGAAGGCACCCGAACCGAGCGCCGGCTCGCAGATCGTCCAGTCCAGGAGCCGTCGGGCCATGGTCTTATCGCCCAAGCCCTCCTTGTCGATGACCTTCTGCTCCTCCTCGATGCGGTACTTGAGGGCGAGCTGAACGGTCACCTCGGTAAGGGACTGCGGGGTGTAGTACGACGCGCTCGTCTGACGGTCGCGGCCGGCGAGGCGGTAGACGAACTGGCCCGGTCGGTACGGGATCCGGCTGCGAATACCGGTGTAGGGGTCTTCCTTCAGGACGAAAACCGAGTCGTCGTACTCGTCAGCTTTGGAAGCCGGGATCATCCACGAACCGTCCTTGGGCTCGCCGCCCTTTGCCACCTCGTAAAGCTGCTCGGTGGCGACGAAACCGGTGTAGGACATCAGGCCCTCGTACACCGCGCCGAGCTGGTTGATGCCCAGCTGCGCGTACGAGATGAAGCCACCGCGGCCGCGCTTACTTCCCTTGCTCAGCATCAGGCGGCGCAGCACCTGGTAGAGGACCTTGTTGCGCAGTCTGGTGTCCAGCTTCGGCACGTCCGGGTCGTCGGGGTCGCTGCCGGGCTGCGGGATGAGCCGGCCGATGAGCTTGGTCTTCTCCGGCAGGAAGAGGTCGGACTTCATCGGCTCGAAGCGGAGGCCGACGCCCTCGCTGGCCTTCTCGCCGACCTGGGCGCTGCCGCGCGGACGGTGACCCTCGTTGACCATGCGGAACAACAGGTCGAGTGACTCGTACAGATGGAAGTTGTCCTCGGACGAGGGCGCGAGCCTCCGCGAGATGAGGTCCCCGAGACGGGCCAGGCTGTAACCCTCGATGTACTCGCGGTCCTTCGCCGGCAGGACGCCCAACTCGGGGCGGGCCTCGGCGTAGAGGAGGAAGAGGATGCGGTAGAGGTAGCGCAGGGACTCCTGTCCCAGCTCCTTCGCGAGCTCGTCGAGCTCCATGACGTCCTGCGGCTGGTACCCGGCGCGGCGGATCTGGTCGAGGACCTCGTTGGCGATGAGTTCGACGGAGACGCGCAAACCCTCACGTAGTTCGCTGGAAACGCCGACAGCATGCTGGCGGGAGCCGTTGACGAGTTCGGCGAGCTGCTCCGTTCCGCCTTCGGCGGGCGGTCGCAGCGAGTCCGAACCGAACAAGGCCGCGACGACGTCGAGTTCCTTGTCATCGTTGCGGCCATAGGCCAGGTCGAGGCTGACCGACAGGTAGCGGCCCTCGCCCCAGACGGTGCTGTCGGCGAGGGTGACGACGCCGCCGTTGAGCAACAGGACGTAGCGCGGCTTGTTCGTCGCGGCGAACAGCCAGGAGGCCAGCTT comes from the Actinoplanes sp. OR16 genome and includes:
- a CDS encoding DNA methyltransferase, producing the protein MSFDSLTNRGEYLSAHYLAEVLPATIKSTLLKKWTEEERDGRSTPRTGFKGRRRDYLDAKAELSDLELFDAERLRKLNLETLRGFGFDPKPQTLTVERSGQEYEIPVAHLESGAGYSIVALHCGWAVDTDAAQDATEAGRLLEPVTLDGGDTIETGAKLASWLFAATNKPRYVLLLNGGVVTLADSTVWGEGRYLSVSLDLAYGRNDDKELDVVAALFGSDSLRPPAEGGTEQLAELVNGSRQHAVGVSSELREGLRVSVELIANEVLDQIRRAGYQPQDVMELDELAKELGQESLRYLYRILFLLYAEARPELGVLPAKDREYIEGYSLARLGDLISRRLAPSSEDNFHLYESLDLLFRMVNEGHRPRGSAQVGEKASEGVGLRFEPMKSDLFLPEKTKLIGRLIPQPGSDPDDPDVPKLDTRLRNKVLYQVLRRLMLSKGSKRGRGGFISYAQLGINQLGAVYEGLMSYTGFVATEQLYEVAKGGEPKDGSWMIPASKADEYDDSVFVLKEDPYTGIRSRIPYRPGQFVYRLAGRDRQTSASYYTPQSLTEVTVQLALKYRIEEEQKVIDKEGLGDKTMARRLLDWTICEPALGSGAFLNEAINQVAAKYLELRQEELQVALDPEQYHLELQKVKAYIALHNSYGVDLNRTAVELAEVSLWLNVMHSGLEAPWFGLHLQRGNSLIGAGRRMYRPEQLSDKSWLTVAPQDKHFRDGTIDEGTIHHFLLPGDGWGAVAAEKEARALAPEAIERLKKWRAAMKRVPSAKATRAKPSQVARLQALAGRVEYLWDLVQQRLALSEQEIRRDIKVWGADDVPAVDDAVPREKILADLTRPGTPYWRLKTLMDVWCALWFWPIEKVGLLDGSDDVRYPARTVEITYVREEPELEEPVTYEVTDIFGQVQPQQLSIPAKATGGTRKMTIAHELSRQTPLADLDGWLSFAEALIGRRDLDEDTEHFFGRAFRSLPELSEFEAQLDALVGVDSFWTLNERFPWLLTAEQIAGRQGFFHWELTFSHAFANGGFDLQVGNPPWVRPDWREGDVLAEREPWFRLAEKPPAEAWAARKDTVLQDGDLRRKFLTELTGVAGLVDFLTHPVSFPLLTGTRPDLYRAFACQVWRHTDPHGFAGLVHPDSHLVGAKETSLRTEAYRRMRVHGSFINVGNWAFDDAGRTLEFGVHIYGSGRAVDFVHLSQLFAARTLADSLIHGGDGELPGQKYHGDWDRRPHRSRIVPVNEDMLKQWKMLRGDVLTAVDATPLLFPITLDEQKAIEALAAYALRMSATDVNISGGYNETTAKQQGVIRYQVGRPDGLDAVVLQGSHFGVATPFAKEPNDPFRNSKDWVGWSLVELPDRVVPRTTLALTEDELYSRSGQELWWGRRSTEYYRLAWREMIDPKSTERSLFAALIPPGPSHIHAVRTLAMRSARDTCLVAGFWASLPLDYILRITGRGHLDVADAKVMPAPQPDHPLATALLLRVLRLNCLTADYADLWAETFDFAYRADNWCAEWVDAPPLGDVASAWNTATPLRGERERRAALVEIDALVAVWLGIGVDELIAVFRSRYPIIADREAQMWFDAAGRRIAADPYAFGHRQTKPDLEALMRYLENDGDAPVPEGYRAPFVKADRENEYRQAHAVFSRRLQDAMNAGWQPS